The Thermotoga sp. genome includes a window with the following:
- a CDS encoding 1,4-alpha-glucan branching protein domain-containing protein yields the protein MRGKVLIFLHAHLPYIHHPEHDHFLEERWLFEAMTETYIPLLMMFEEIEDFRLTMSITPPLMEMLSSRDLQKKYERHIGKLIELAEREVDRTKSEHPLKHKMAKFYREHFQKVLDVFNSYNGNILDGFKKFQEKGKLEIVTCNATHAFLPLYQMYPEVVNAQIAVGVKNYEKHMGKRPRGIWLAESGYYQGLDLYLAQNNIEYFFVDSHAFWFADEQPKYGVYRPIMTPSGVFVFARDPESSEQVWSATVGYPGDPRYREFYRDIGFDREIEYIRDYIDPSGVRVNTGIKYHRITSKSLDVSQKDYYNIDEAIEAVEEHARDFLNKKERQAKRLMEIMKVEPVIVAPFDAELFGHWWFEGVFFLKRFFELVSESKILRLTTASEVIDTLEEVQIATPADSSWGTGGYYETWLNGTNDWIYRHIHEMIERMVELSRRYYDSADPLTERVLNQMLRELFLAQSSDWAFIMTTRTSVEYAENRTKTHIRRFLDLYDQLTSGKINEKILEYYEWLDAIFPEINFRVMARDVV from the coding sequence ATGAGAGGAAAGGTGCTCATCTTTTTACATGCACATCTTCCCTATATTCATCATCCCGAGCACGACCATTTTTTGGAGGAAAGATGGCTTTTTGAAGCGATGACAGAAACTTACATACCGCTTTTGATGATGTTCGAAGAGATAGAGGACTTCAGGCTCACCATGTCTATCACTCCTCCTCTTATGGAGATGCTCTCTTCCAGAGATCTTCAGAAGAAGTATGAAAGGCACATTGGAAAACTCATAGAACTTGCAGAAAGGGAGGTGGATAGGACAAAGTCCGAACATCCTTTAAAACACAAGATGGCAAAGTTCTACAGGGAGCATTTTCAGAAAGTCCTGGATGTATTCAATTCCTACAACGGGAACATTCTAGATGGATTCAAAAAATTCCAGGAGAAAGGGAAACTGGAAATTGTCACATGTAACGCGACGCATGCGTTCTTACCCCTTTATCAGATGTATCCAGAGGTGGTGAACGCTCAAATAGCAGTCGGCGTGAAGAACTACGAAAAGCATATGGGAAAGCGTCCAAGGGGGATCTGGCTTGCAGAAAGCGGGTATTACCAGGGACTGGATCTTTACCTTGCTCAGAACAACATAGAGTATTTCTTCGTCGACTCACACGCGTTTTGGTTTGCCGATGAACAACCAAAATACGGAGTCTACAGACCGATCATGACTCCTAGTGGTGTCTTCGTCTTTGCAAGGGATCCAGAGTCCAGTGAACAGGTGTGGAGTGCAACGGTTGGCTACCCTGGGGATCCAAGGTATAGGGAGTTCTACAGAGACATCGGATTCGACAGAGAGATCGAGTACATAAGGGACTACATAGATCCATCAGGAGTGAGGGTGAACACGGGGATAAAGTACCACAGGATCACCTCGAAGAGTCTGGATGTTTCGCAGAAAGATTACTACAACATAGACGAAGCCATAGAAGCCGTTGAGGAACACGCAAGAGACTTTTTGAACAAGAAGGAGAGACAAGCAAAAAGATTAATGGAAATCATGAAAGTTGAGCCTGTAATCGTTGCGCCATTCGACGCAGAACTCTTCGGTCACTGGTGGTTTGAGGGTGTTTTCTTTTTGAAGCGTTTCTTCGAGCTCGTGAGCGAATCTAAAATCTTGAGACTTACCACTGCATCGGAGGTCATAGATACTCTCGAAGAAGTCCAAATAGCAACCCCTGCAGATTCCAGTTGGGGAACGGGTGGGTATTACGAAACTTGGCTCAACGGTACCAACGACTGGATCTACAGACACATTCATGAAATGATAGAAAGGATGGTGGAGCTTTCAAGACGGTATTACGACAGTGCTGATCCTCTCACGGAAAGGGTCCTCAACCAGATGTTGAGGGAACTTTTCCTGGCACAGTCCAGTGACTGGGCTTTTATCATGACGACAAGAACAAGTGTTGAAT
- a CDS encoding DUF4912 domain-containing protein: MKRDEILKWLDSNPTIQELKRFAKSLGLRVRKAMRKKEVIRLIREHVENSSVTSASSGTSTSKQKIATDLTLPRTYNKNKLVLMPIDPYVVFSYWDFDRETRNLMGQKAREGKAVIRLYDVTFIRFNGTNAHRTFEYRLDETTLEAGNFYFQVPVPKADYLSEIGYLGEEGRFFPVMRSNVVRAPAVSPSTSSRERWYDLRNRKRRVVLSEGSLVKPIEKLRGITSPGGLSGQGLTQRLMEEILRSGR, from the coding sequence GTGAAAAGGGACGAGATATTAAAATGGCTGGATTCAAACCCGACCATACAGGAGCTCAAGAGGTTTGCTAAAAGTTTGGGACTCAGGGTGAGAAAAGCCATGAGGAAAAAGGAAGTTATAAGACTCATAAGGGAACATGTGGAAAACTCCTCAGTAACAAGTGCATCTTCTGGTACTTCCACATCGAAGCAGAAGATAGCCACAGATCTCACACTTCCCAGAACTTACAACAAGAATAAACTCGTTCTCATGCCAATCGATCCTTACGTGGTGTTTTCCTACTGGGATTTTGACAGGGAAACGAGAAACCTGATGGGGCAGAAAGCAAGAGAAGGGAAGGCTGTCATTAGACTTTACGACGTCACCTTCATAAGGTTCAATGGAACGAACGCCCACAGGACCTTTGAATACAGACTCGACGAAACCACTCTCGAAGCAGGAAACTTTTACTTCCAAGTTCCCGTGCCCAAGGCAGATTACCTCTCAGAGATAGGATACCTCGGCGAAGAAGGAAGGTTCTTTCCCGTGATGAGATCCAACGTGGTAAGGGCTCCGGCCGTTTCTCCTTCAACTTCTTCCAGGGAAAGGTGGTATGATTTGCGGAACAGGAAAAGAAGAGTGGTCCTCTCCGAAGGAAGTCTGGTGAAACCGATAGAGAAGTTGAGGGGTATCACTTCACCGGGTGGTCTATCAGGCCAAGGACTCACACAGAGATTGATGGAGGAGATCCTCAGAAGTGGGAGGTAG